Genomic DNA from Herpetosiphonaceae bacterium:
CATCCTGATGCTGGCAGGCGGCCTCTGGTCGACGATGGTGAACCTGGGGCTGTTCGCCTGGGCGCTCAGCTCCGGTCGATCCCTGGCCGAGGCGATGACGATGACATTCGTCTCACTGGTGCTCATTCAGTTCTTCAAAGCCTATAACTATCGCTCCGACCGGCACTCGGTGCTCCGCCGACCGTTCGCCAACCGATGGCTCAACCTGGCGATCCTGTGGGAGCTGGCGCTGCTTGCCGCCATTATCTATGTGCCCTTCTTGCACGCGCCCTTCGGCACCTTCAGCCTGCCGCCGGTCGACTGGCTGATCATCGTCGGTCTGGCGTGCAGCATCGCTCCCGTGCTCGAGCTCGTGAAGTGGATGGTGCGGCGGGGCTGGCTTGGAACCGTGGGCTGAGTCGATACTGCCCGAACGGCGGGCAGCGATGAGGAGGAAGCGATGACGACACGCACAGAGAGGATGCCTCAGGCGAACGTTCAGCGCGCCGGAGGCGTCGAGCAGATTCCAGCGCGCGATCTGGCTCCGGGGGACATTATTGTGCTCCAGGACGGAGATTGGGTACCTGCCGATTGCCGACTGATCGAGTGCGTCAACCTGCGCATTCAGGAGGCCGCGCTGACAGGCGAATCGGAGCCGGTCGACAAGGTGGCCTCGACGGTGGACGAGGCTGGCACGCCCGTGTGCGAGGATCGCTGCATGGCGTTCATGGGCACCGTCGTGGTCGCCGGTCACGGGCGAGCTATCGTCACCGCTACGGGCGCGCACACCGCATGGGGGCGGCTCGCGGCCCTGAGCCACGCCCTGCCGCCGGGACGGCGTCAAGGCTAACCGGCTGTGAGCAAAACGATCAGGGATCGGATTCGTCCGATCCCTGATGGTGAAGGCGCTCTGATCGATCTAGCAGCTTGACGAGACGGCTTTGTAGGCGTTGAGCCGACCATAGCCGAAGATCGGATCGCGTCCGGGCGTGCCCAGGTCGTCGGTCGTGGCAAGCAGACAGCTCATGATCCGCGCGCGATCCAGGCCCTTGCCGGCGAGCAGCGCCGCGACGCCGGCGACGTGGGGTGTTGCCATGGAGGTTCCCGCGAGCGCCTCGTAGCCCGCCTGCGGCGAGCACGAGCTTTGCGCCAGCGTGGTCTGATAGGTGGCGAAAATATCACCCTCACAGGTCAGGCCGTCGCCGCCTGGAGCAACCAGATAATTTTTCATCAGCGTTGCGTCGCCGTTCGAGAACCACGAGCGGAGGTCACGTGAGTCGGTGGAGCCCACGCAGATCACGCCGGGCGCGGCTGATGGCTCCGCACAGAGCGGCACCGAGTCGTTGCCTGCGGCGAACAGGACGACCGCGCCTTTGCTGTGAGCATACTCGATCGCGGCATACACCCCGTCAAGCTCGCCGATCACCTTGACGACCTCGCCGACGCCTGAGAGAAAGCCCAGCGACAGGTTGATCACGTGCG
This window encodes:
- a CDS encoding S8 family peptidase, with protein sequence MERLRASGYGFMSLLALLVLVGSVLVQRPASAATSDPYVNRQWGLAKIQAERAWPIANGTGAIIAVVDTGVDFNHPDLASKLIYYPDADFVEPNGTCTGRRDQRTCVQDGAQDQNGHGTHVAGIAAAITNNGTGVAGVAPGARILPVRVLDAEGSGTSDQIAAGIRYAADKGAHVINLSLGFLSGVGEVVKVIGELDGVYAAIEYAHSKGAVVLFAAGNDSVPLCAEPSAAPGVICVGSTDSRDLRSWFSNGDATLMKNYLVAPGGDGLTCEGDIFATYQTTLAQSSCSPQAGYEALAGTSMATPHVAGVAALLAGKGLDRARIMSCLLATTDDLGTPGRDPIFGYGRLNAYKAVSSSC